GTGGTTTGGAACATATCAAatgtaatttcatgtttttaaaataaatcattgattaaatgtagaaaaaaaagccaaacatttcTCTTGTTTCAGTGACAGTAAAAACATTCCCTCATGCAAATTGTCAAAGAAGatgaacagacaaaaaaaaaattttaattatctATCTTACACATTTAAGTCCAACATTCCCaacattttattctaatattgtttttaatttcatagtTAAACACTGTGTATCTACTTAagatcaaaaagaaaacctgtttgtgTTTGCTCTGCTCACTTTTTATGCTTACTACATTTATTCCAGTCATACAATTTGGTTCCTGGATAGATTAAAAATTTCCATCCAATTTTTTACTGCCTTGTTTTCTTTATGAGCTTTTTCAAAGCTTGCTTTATTTCCTGtgtctgaaaaacataaatgatgGGATTCAGCATCGGTGGAATTATAGTAGTCAGTGACAGGTTTATGATCCTGGCGTTAGGGTGCATTTTGCTTCCGATTCCAAAAACAAGAGTAACGGGGAGAAAATAAATGGTCACTAATGAAAGATGTCCTGTGCAAGTCTTAAAAGCCTTTCTTCGTTCCTGCGCTGTTGAAATTTTTGACAAAGCATAAACAATACAGCAGTAAGTTGTTAGGATAAATGCTAGAGGAAGCCAAAGCATAATAACTGGACACAAAACACCAACTACACGGCTGGGGGAAACATCGTTGCAGCCCAGTCTGTACACAGGGCCATGGTCACAGAAGTAGCTGTCAATAACCACAGACTTACAGAATGACAATCTTGTGATTAAGCCAACAGCAATGAGGACAAGAGTGATggcaaaaatccacaaaaaggCGATCAAATTGATCATAAACCTTTGGGTCACTTTCACGTGGTAGTGCAGAGGGTACATGATTGCCATCAGTCTATCATAAGACAGTGCGACCAGGTTAAAACATTGCATTGATAGTAGTGTGAAGCCAAAAAACATGAAGGTCAAGCATTCATTGTATGAAATATAGCGATGATTGAACAGGAACATGTTAATgatttttggtaaaaaagttGTGCTGCTTAAGATGTCAGTTAGAGCGAGACTGAAAACCGCAACGTATTTTGGACCTTTCAGAGTATGATCCACAATTATGAGAGTCAGCACAGTCCCATTTCCTACCACTGAAAGaacataaacaaacagcagaaagacaAAGTAGAAGTTCACATTAGGAATACCAATAAAACCTGCTATGATAAAATATGCAGGATGGACAAAGGTGATGTTTTCCTCAAGAGCTGGATTGAAAAGTTCCATCTACTCGCTTCAAGTCTTTTCTACTTCGACAAGCTTTGTTCAGAGGAGAGCaactgaaatggaaacactgcTTCTCTTTTCTGACTTATAAGAGTTGAGGTTTGTTCCCTTGTGTCAGCTTTACAGAAACTCAAAGTTTGGTTACCAGGAGTGGAAATACCTTTGTTGTAGAAACCAAGCACATGCTCAGACttgaaacttttataaataaataaatgacattacTGGTAGTGAGTTGATGCTTGAAGAACTTTCATATCAAACACATTAAAGTGACCTCTCTCTCTAATCAGATAAATTTAGTAAGTGTATTCATTCTCATCTCATGTTTTAACTTATAAAACATTAGgccagtatatatatatataNNNNNNNNNNNNNNNNNNNNNNNNNNNNNNNNNNNNNNNNNNNNNNNNNNNNNNNNNNNNNNNNNNNNNNNNNNNNNNNNNNNNNNNNNNNNNNNNNNNNNNNNNNNNNNNNNNNNNNNNNNNNNNNNNNNNNNNNNNNNNNNNNNNNNNNNNNNNNNNNNNNNNNNNNNNNNNNNNNNNNNNNNNNNNNNNNNNNNNNNNNNNNNNNNTGGTCTCGTCTCAgactcattttatttcaagaccggtcaagaccgcaactgtgaaaatatcactaaacgtacagcatactgtccagtttatttgttaacatctttgttttcactggATGCAAAatgcaccgattaaaatccaaccaattacgtgtttctgttactccccctccccacctttcactcgcatgtggtgctccaagacatgcgcagtggtttcctcttagcggcagaagatgtctgtctaatcgtcagtaatataatagcgttgcataaatcataagaaatccgatggccacagcttactcagcagcgcttcgctttcacagacggtggggacaactctaacttttttcgtcgcttagaaaagtagctcaaagaaaGTTAAGCTCCGTTGAcatgatgctagcaaagctagtcAACTTGACgttgtgtccaaaagtctgcaatatagagATGTGACATTCAGAAACAGTCCGATTCTTCTGCACAGCTttttacttattagataggattggagtgtcactgagagccgttgttctatcagattaccatacgctgtcagaatagcatacatgcagtaAGTACCACTCCTTCGCATGCGCATTAAGAAGTCTGACCgtcagaggagttgtcagttcaacatacgcaacaagttatggcaaaaatgataaatgtatatatatatatatatatatatatatatatatatgcatgcGTTGTCGTGGTTTCGATATGTATTTAAAACagggtctggctgcagctggagtgAACTACAACACACGCccgtgtaaaactcattaacctacttaaccactaa
The DNA window shown above is from Poecilia reticulata strain Guanapo linkage group LG14, Guppy_female_1.0+MT, whole genome shotgun sequence and carries:
- the LOC103475586 gene encoding olfactory receptor 6C4-like, producing MELFNPALEENITFVHPAYFIIAGFIGIPNVNFYFVFLLFVYVLSVVGNGTVLTLIIVDHTLKGPKYVAVFSLALTDILSSTTFLPKIINMFLFNHRYISYNECLTFMFFGFTLLSMQCFNLVALSYDRLMAIMYPLHYHVKVTQRFMINLIAFLWIFAITLVLIAVGLITRLSFCKSVVIDSYFCDHGPVYRLGCNDVSPSRVVGVLCPVIMLWLPLAFILTTYCCIVYALSKISTAQERRKAFKTCTGHLSLVTIYFLPVTLVFGIGSKMHPNARIINLSLTTIIPPMLNPIIYVFQTQEIKQALKKLIKKTRQ